The Anabaena sp. WA102 genome contains a region encoding:
- a CDS encoding photosystem II reaction center protein K, with protein sequence MEAALLLAKLPEAYQIFDPLVDVLPVIPVFFLLLAFVWQAAVGFR encoded by the coding sequence ATGGAAGCAGCACTATTACTAGCGAAATTGCCTGAAGCCTACCAAATCTTCGACCCATTGGTAGATGTATTACCTGTTATTCCCGTCTTCTTCTTGTTACTTGCATTTGTTTGGCAAGCAGCAGTGGGTTTTAGATAA